The stretch of DNA GTGGTGGTTTCAGACGCCGGAGGAAGGTGGTTAGGTCGTTGATTGAACACCGGTGAGTTCCAGGGCAAATCGATGAGAAGTTGAGAAAGCATCCATCATCGTCATGTGAGTTTTATGCTAGGATCGGGGCCATGGGTTGGTTGAGATTTTGTTAggcaaattttccttttttatgttgttttgaagtattctaaaatcacccaaagtttaataaaatttcaccAAATCACAAATAGAAAATTCTAACAAATAACCAAAATCCCCTAAAACAACACTCAAATCtcttaaaattctaaaatattaaaatcccaccAAATCACCTAAAATATTAAGTTCAATACACCCTCCTACAATTTCAGACACTTgatgatttacaaataaaaaatgtgtaatTAACTGATATAACTAATCTTTATAGATTTTGGCTTTATTTGTTGGGTCGATGTACGGCTTGGATATATACATAGTCCACCAGACTCTACGTTACGAGTAGTTAATTGGCCCTTGGGCCTTCAATTACGTTGGTGATTAACATTCACTTACCCATTAGAAACATTGGATCAGTGGACCCATTAACCCAAAGACCCAACCCGGTTATTTTCTTGCCATTCAAGCAAATAAGATGTTCAAATATAATGGACAGTGGCCAACGGGACAGATGGAATGCAACATGCATCATGGTTGATTCCTCCACATGTTCTTTTCAAACGCTGTTTCGAAACATTAAACCATCTAATCATCTTGAGATTCTTGACCAAGTCATATTTAACCAGCAGCTTAGCTAGGTTAACATTAGCTAGAGAGGGCATATCCAGTAAGATCTTGACCATCATCAACTTTGAATTGTCACCATCTTATCATCTATAATTAGCTACTTGCGTGTTAATATTGTATACCCGAAGACGGTATATGTTTACTTTGTGGGGTTATAACACATTTATTATACGTTGACAAGTAAATTACTAACCACCATTTCATTACAAACAGAGTTGGATCTCAGGTTTGTTTCGTCACACACTATGCACTGAAAACAACGTAGTAGTAGTGATCATGGCTAAATTTGTTTCCATCACCACCCTTCTTTTCGTTGCTCTTGGTTGTCTTTGCTACTCTTGGTTATAATGATCTAATCATCAGATGCCTGATAAAATGGCAAATTAAGATTTATATGACagtaatttaataataacaataatcaaCCTTTGAATTATATATGCAAAAACATCAACTATATGGTGGAAGCGCAGCCGCACAAGTTGTGCGAGAGGCCAAGTGCCAATTAGGACATGGTCAGGAAATATCAACGCTGCAGGCCTTCCCCAATCATCTAGTGTCTCTCTTCCTTCCTATGTTACTAAATTTATAAATGTGACAAAATAGTAGCCAAACGTTATAGTTCAAGGCAGTTTTGTCCGACTGAAATAATGTTTAGCGAAAATTCGCTACAAACTTGCAGCAAAGGATTGGtaactttatatttatataataaaaataaaaattggtaaGCTGCAAtaagataatataatttaattgtgCGTTATTTCTCTTATAAAACTTTAGACTGAATAAAAAGTgatcaaatatcaaattttttaaaattattttaatgttatGATGACCAAATAACAATGTAATCGATCAAAATTTGGATTAAGACCCAAAAAAGGACATGTTAAAGAATCTTAGCAACAACTTGCACAGACGATAGACCGGGGACATCTCTTATTGTAGTATCGAGGGTACTGTTGTTGGTCTTGTGAATCAAGCATGAGAGAGTTAAGTAAGTCGAAAATGGAAACGCCAAGAATGTGATGAGCTTTAAACATGGCATGCATCGGTTCTTTTCCAACTCTCGTTCGAAATATAGAGTTTAATCTTCATGACCAAGACCAACCAAGTCAAATATATTAACCAGCCACCCAAGTGAACAGTATAGCACTGACTCGAACCCGAAGGATCTGCTTAGGTTACATTAGATAGAGAGGCACAATCATATATATGTGGTTGAGAAAACAGCTATCAACTCTAAACTAGTCAAACATCTTATCTTCTATTGTTTACTAGAAGACAATATGTGATTCATTTGTGGGGtgttacacattttaaaaagaCGAAAAGTAAAAGACTGAACTCACTATAAATAGAAGTTCATACTATGCTTATTTTCTCACGATACACATACATTGAAACCAAAGTAGTAATCATTAATAATCACATGGCTAAGTTCTCTCCCATCGTCTCCCTTCTCTTCGTTGCTCTTGTCCTCTTTGCTTCTCTTGGTGAGTAATGATCTAATCATATACATGGTAAAATAAGttatcaatttgtttttccgtttaaatatttgtttgataatgattatgtatatatatagaaggaCCAACAAAGGTTGAAGCTCAAAAGTTGTGCAAAAAGAATAGTGGGACATGGTCAGGAGTTTGTGGAAACAATAATGCATGCAAGAATCAGTGCATTAATCTTGAAGGAGCACGTCATGGTTCTTGCAACTATGTCTTCCCATATCACAGATGTATCTGTTACTTCCCATGTTAATCAACC from Camelina sativa cultivar DH55 chromosome 9, Cs, whole genome shotgun sequence encodes:
- the LOC104713237 gene encoding defensin-like protein 4 — its product is MLIFSRYTYIETKVVIINNHMAKFSPIVSLLFVALVLFASLEGPTKVEAQKLCKKNSGTWSGVCGNNNACKNQCINLEGARHGSCNYVFPYHRCICYFPC